One Paenisporosarcina sp. FSL H8-0542 genomic region harbors:
- the def gene encoding peptide deformylase — protein sequence MFVMKDIIREGHPTLRKKAQEVDFPLCTEDAKLAQDLLDYVKNSQDSEMVGRYDLRPGIGIAAPQVNVSKRMFALHLPDDELSLVAINPKIISHSVEKTYITVGEGCLSVDRAIEGYVPRYARITAKGIYPDGKEFKLRLKGLPAIAFQHELDHLNGIMFFDHINKKNPFEEIPDAVPYERK from the coding sequence ATGTTTGTAATGAAAGATATTATCCGCGAAGGACATCCAACTTTGCGAAAAAAAGCGCAGGAAGTAGATTTCCCTCTATGCACTGAAGATGCCAAATTGGCACAGGACTTATTGGACTATGTGAAAAACAGTCAAGATTCGGAAATGGTGGGACGATATGACTTGCGTCCTGGAATCGGAATAGCTGCACCCCAAGTCAATGTATCAAAGCGTATGTTTGCACTTCACTTACCGGACGATGAACTAAGTCTAGTTGCCATAAATCCAAAAATAATTAGTCACTCAGTTGAAAAAACGTATATTACTGTTGGAGAAGGTTGTTTATCTGTTGACCGTGCAATAGAAGGTTATGTTCCTAGATATGCACGCATAACCGCCAAAGGTATTTATCCAGATGGAAAAGAATTTAAACTGCGTTTAAAAGGCTTACCAGCGATCGCTTTTCAACACGAGTTGGATCACTTGAACGGGATTATGTTTTTCGATCACATCAACAAGAAAAATCCATTTGAAGAAATCCCTGATGCTGTTCCTTATGAACGAAAATAA
- a CDS encoding alpha-ketoacid dehydrogenase subunit beta: MAQMTMIQAITDALRTELKNDENVLVFGEDVGNNGGVFRATEGLQKEFGEDRVFDTPLAESGIGGLAVGLSLEGFRPVPEIQFFGFVYEVMDSISGQLARMRFRSGGKYNAPVTIRSPFGGGVHTPEMHADSLEGLVASQPGLKVVIPSSPYDAKGLLISAIRDNDPVIFLEHMKLYRSFREEVPEEEYTIPLGKAEVKREGTDLTIIAYGAMVHDSLKAAEELEKENYSVEVIDLRTVQPLDIETIIASVEKTGRAVVVQEAQKQAGIAANVVAEINERAILSLEAPVLRVFAPDTIFPFAQAESVWLPNSKDIVLTAKKVLTF; encoded by the coding sequence ATGGCACAAATGACGATGATTCAAGCAATTACGGATGCACTCCGTACAGAGCTAAAGAATGATGAAAACGTCCTCGTCTTCGGTGAAGACGTTGGAAATAACGGCGGTGTATTCCGTGCAACTGAAGGTTTACAAAAAGAATTCGGTGAAGACCGTGTATTTGATACACCTCTTGCTGAATCAGGAATCGGTGGCTTAGCGGTTGGTCTTTCACTTGAAGGCTTCCGTCCAGTACCGGAAATCCAATTCTTCGGTTTCGTTTATGAAGTAATGGATTCAATCAGTGGTCAATTGGCTCGTATGCGTTTCCGCAGTGGAGGCAAATACAATGCGCCGGTAACTATCCGATCTCCATTTGGTGGAGGCGTTCATACTCCTGAAATGCATGCTGACAGCTTAGAGGGTCTAGTTGCTTCTCAACCTGGTTTGAAAGTAGTTATTCCATCTTCTCCTTACGATGCAAAAGGATTATTAATTTCTGCAATCCGTGATAATGACCCAGTTATTTTCTTGGAGCACATGAAATTATACCGTTCATTCCGTGAAGAAGTACCTGAAGAAGAATACACAATTCCTTTGGGTAAAGCGGAAGTAAAACGTGAAGGTACAGACTTAACAATTATTGCTTATGGTGCAATGGTACACGATAGCTTGAAAGCTGCAGAAGAACTTGAAAAAGAAAACTACTCAGTAGAAGTCATCGATTTACGTACTGTGCAACCTTTGGATATTGAAACAATCATTGCATCTGTTGAAAAAACAGGTCGAGCGGTTGTCGTTCAAGAAGCACAAAAACAAGCAGGTATTGCTGCTAACGTTGTAGCTGAAATTAACGAACGTGCAATCTTAAGTCTAGAAGCGCCAGTATTACGAGTATTTGCACCTGATACAATCTTCCCATTCGCTCAAGCGGAATCAGTTTGGTTACCAAACTCGAAGGATATTGTACTAACAGCAAAAAAAGTACTTACATTCTAA
- the pdhA gene encoding pyruvate dehydrogenase (acetyl-transferring) E1 component subunit alpha, whose translation MAAKNAKQLGPVETLQAIEEKFEMFQILNEEGEIVNKDADPNLSDDELVELMRRMVYTRILDQRSISLNRQGRLGFYAPTAGQEASQLASHYALEKEDFILPGYRDVPQMIWHGLPLSQAFLFSRGHFMGNQIPENVKVFPPQIIIGAQIIQAAGVALGMQKRGKKSVAVTYTGDGGSSQGDFYEGINFAGAFRSPAIFIVQNNQYAISTPRELQTAAKTIAQKGIAAGIPSILVDGMDPLAVYVATRDARERAVNGEGPTLIETLCYRYGPHTMAGDDPTRYRTSDTDSEWEKKDPLVRFRAYLEAKDLWNEEKENEVIEQAKEEIKDAIKTADAAPKQKVTDLMEIMYDPNVEMPYHLKEQYELYKEKESK comes from the coding sequence ATGGCTGCAAAAAATGCCAAGCAATTAGGACCAGTAGAAACACTTCAAGCGATCGAAGAAAAATTTGAAATGTTTCAGATTTTGAATGAAGAAGGCGAAATTGTTAACAAAGACGCAGATCCAAATTTATCAGATGATGAATTAGTCGAGTTAATGCGCCGCATGGTGTATACACGTATTCTTGACCAACGTTCTATTTCTTTAAACAGACAAGGTCGTTTAGGTTTCTATGCACCAACAGCTGGACAAGAAGCTTCTCAATTAGCTTCTCATTATGCTCTTGAAAAAGAAGATTTCATCCTACCAGGGTACCGCGATGTACCTCAAATGATCTGGCACGGATTGCCACTTTCACAAGCGTTCCTATTCTCAAGAGGACACTTCATGGGGAATCAGATTCCTGAAAACGTGAAAGTATTCCCACCACAAATCATTATTGGTGCTCAAATCATCCAAGCTGCAGGTGTTGCTCTTGGTATGCAAAAACGCGGGAAAAAATCAGTTGCTGTGACTTATACAGGTGACGGTGGTTCTTCGCAAGGTGACTTCTACGAAGGTATTAACTTTGCAGGTGCTTTCCGCTCTCCAGCTATATTCATTGTTCAAAATAACCAATATGCAATCTCAACTCCACGTGAATTGCAAACTGCTGCTAAAACAATCGCTCAAAAAGGGATTGCAGCAGGTATTCCAAGTATCCTAGTTGATGGAATGGATCCATTGGCAGTTTATGTTGCAACACGCGACGCTCGTGAACGTGCAGTAAATGGTGAAGGCCCAACATTAATTGAAACATTATGTTACCGTTATGGACCACATACGATGGCTGGGGATGACCCGACACGTTACCGTACATCTGATACGGATTCAGAGTGGGAAAAGAAAGATCCATTAGTTCGATTCCGTGCTTATTTAGAAGCAAAAGATCTTTGGAATGAAGAAAAAGAAAATGAAGTGATCGAACAAGCTAAAGAAGAAATCAAAGATGCCATTAAAACAGCTGATGCTGCTCCGAAACAAAAAGTGACGGATCTAATGGAAATTATGTATGATCCAAACGTAGAAATGCCATATCACTTAAAAGAACAATATGAACTTTACAAAGAGAAGGAGTCGAAGTAA
- a CDS encoding YkyA family protein, whose translation MKKIVIGTVLSTSLLLSACSIGTSVEQQLSDSLTKIYEEEQGYRDAQAKLAELEKKEQLTFNQTMELTQEQKEKVGAKVEEMKLSLTERLTLLKEENDSIKGAQESLSSLDKIVEEAKEDQIKSSVSELQATMDARYEAHDVVSDEYQKLTDLQSDLYEMLANEETQQEELQEHVTKVNVQNELVQSAINAFNDATKKINEQKESVYDSLQEEK comes from the coding sequence ATGAAAAAAATTGTAATTGGTACCGTTTTGTCTACTTCACTATTACTCTCTGCATGTTCAATCGGAACATCTGTTGAGCAGCAATTATCCGATTCATTAACTAAAATATATGAAGAAGAACAAGGATATCGTGACGCACAAGCAAAATTGGCTGAATTAGAAAAGAAAGAACAACTGACTTTTAACCAAACGATGGAACTTACTCAAGAACAGAAAGAAAAAGTCGGTGCAAAAGTTGAAGAGATGAAATTATCATTAACTGAAAGATTAACTCTATTAAAAGAAGAGAATGATTCGATTAAAGGCGCCCAAGAATCACTTTCTTCATTAGATAAAATAGTAGAAGAGGCAAAAGAAGATCAAATCAAATCTTCGGTATCTGAATTACAAGCTACAATGGATGCGCGATATGAAGCACATGATGTCGTAAGTGATGAATATCAAAAATTAACTGACTTACAAAGTGATTTATATGAAATGCTAGCGAATGAAGAAACTCAACAAGAAGAACTTCAGGAACATGTAACGAAAGTCAATGTGCAAAACGAACTTGTTCAATCAGCGATTAATGCTTTCAATGATGCAACAAAAAAAATAAATGAACAGAAAGAGTCTGTATATGACTCATTACAAGAAGAAAAGTAA
- a CDS encoding Cof-type HAD-IIB family hydrolase: MRKVLFFDIDGTLYNSDKKLPIKAKEAVFEARKNGHEVFIATGRAPFMIQDVLKELEIDSYICFNGQYIVYKGEVVSKTQIDLELLKSVSAYAEIKNHPMVYMNAEKMIASSTYHPHVEESISTLKFPHPAFEKDFYLNQKIYQALLFCSLEEEKAYKENFPLLKFVRWHRVSTDILPNGASKANAVYFLCEKLQIAVEDTIAFGDGLNDIEMLEAVGFGVCMGNGHEEALKRAKYVTTHVDEDGLVNAMRYLKLI; the protein is encoded by the coding sequence TTGAGAAAAGTATTGTTTTTTGATATTGACGGAACCTTATATAATTCCGATAAAAAGTTACCAATCAAAGCGAAAGAAGCAGTATTCGAAGCTCGAAAAAACGGGCATGAAGTTTTTATCGCTACTGGACGAGCACCTTTTATGATTCAGGATGTTCTAAAAGAATTAGAGATTGACTCGTACATATGTTTTAACGGTCAATATATTGTCTATAAAGGTGAAGTGGTGTCCAAAACACAAATTGATCTTGAACTACTCAAGTCAGTATCGGCCTACGCGGAAATCAAAAATCATCCGATGGTATATATGAATGCTGAAAAAATGATTGCCTCTAGTACATATCATCCTCATGTGGAAGAAAGCATCAGTACCCTGAAGTTTCCTCATCCTGCTTTCGAAAAAGATTTTTATCTTAATCAAAAAATTTATCAAGCGCTTTTATTTTGCTCTTTAGAAGAAGAAAAGGCATACAAAGAAAATTTCCCGCTTTTGAAATTCGTCAGATGGCATCGTGTATCTACTGATATTTTGCCAAATGGGGCTTCAAAAGCCAATGCTGTATATTTTTTATGTGAAAAACTTCAAATCGCAGTTGAAGACACGATTGCTTTTGGAGACGGGCTGAATGATATCGAAATGTTGGAGGCGGTAGGTTTTGGCGTTTGTATGGGGAATGGACATGAAGAAGCGTTGAAACGTGCTAAATATGTTACCACCCATGTTGACGAAGATGGTTTAGTAAATGCCATGAGATATTTAAAGCTTATTTAA